CGGCCCTTGCCGTGTTCGTGTGCCGGGCCCCCGGAGGCCATCTCCGCGTCTACGCCCACGGCATCGATCACGCATTCCGGGCCTATGCCGCCCGTCATCTCGCGCAGCACCGCCACCGGATCCTCATCGTTGAAATTGATGACCTCCGCCCCTTGGCGCTGGGCCATCTCCAGACGCGAGGGGACCTTGTCGATGGCAAAGATCCGGCCGGCGTCCAGGAGCTTGCAGCTTGCGATGGTGAATTGGCCCACCGGTCCACAACCGAATACCGCCACCACGTCACCGCCCTTGATGGCAGCGAGCTTGGCCCCAAAATAGCCCGTGGGAAAGATATCGGAGAGCAGGATCGCCTGATTGTCGGAGATGCTGTCGGGCAGGATCACGGGGCCCACCTGGGCGTAGGGGATGCGTGCGTATTCCGCCTGCAGGCCCTGGAAGGGGCCTGAGCCCTTGGGTCCCCCGAAGAAGGCGGTACCGGCGAGCGGCCCGTTGGGGTTGGCGTGATCGCACTGGGCGTAATAGCCGGCGCGGCAATAGGAGCAGTAGCCGCAGCCTATGGTCGACGGGATCACCACGCGCTCGCCCTTGCGTAGATTGCGTACATGGGCGCCGACCTCTTCGACGACCCCCACACCCTCATGGCCCAGTATGGTCCCGGGCTGCATGTTGCTCAACGTCCCGCGCACCATGTGCAGGTCGGTCCCGCAGATGGCGCTGCTGGTGAGCTTCACAATGGCATCGTCGGGCCTTTCTAGGCGTGGCTCCGGGACATTATCGAGACGGATGTCTCCAATACCATGGAAAACGACGGCTTTCATGAGGCGCTCCTTGGGGCTTGTCCAGAGGGTGCCCATGCTAGGCCCAAGGGTCTGTCAGCGGACCGGCAATTGGGCGGACCTTGGGGGGCGCCATGCGCCGGGTGGCAGTGGCCGGTTGGCCGAAGACCGGTATTTACCCGAGCGCGCCCCTGTCCCGATCGGCGCATAAGGCCCTCTTCCGGACGCGGCCGATGGTGACGGGGTGCCAGGGTTCGGCTAGGATGCGCTTTTCTTCCGGGGGATCGGCATGACCAAGACACGGCGCGCGACACCGAAGATCGTGGAACTCTATATCGAGGTACAGGATATCAAGCCGCTCATCTGGCGGCGGCTGCTGGTGCCGCTCACCATCACGCTGCCCAAGCTCCACGATATCTTACAGATTACACTCGGGTGGACCAATTCCCATCTGCACAGCTTCACCTTCGGTGAGCGCAGCTTCAGCATGCCCTATGACGAGTTCTTCGAGGAGCTGGAGATGGAAGACGAGCGTCGCAAGACCCTCGGGGCGGTGCTCGGGCGTGATCTGGGAGAATTTTCCTATCTCTATGACTTCGGCGACAGTTGGCTCTGCCGCATAAGGGTCACGCCGCGCCCGGACGCCGATCCCGACTGGAGCTATCCCCTCTGTGTGGGCGGTGCGCGCGCCGTGCCTCCCGAGGATGTCGGTGGCGCCATGGGGTACGAAAGGTTTCTGGAGGTGATCAGGGACCCGCAGCACGAGGAGCACGACGAGATGCTTGCCTGGGTCGGTGGCACCTTCGATCCCGAGGGATTCGATCTGAACGTCGTGAACCGCGTCATGCGCTTTGGGCAGGCGTAGACGCGCGGCCGCTATCCGGCGCCGGCCCGTCTCGCGGCCTTGGGGGCGTTGTGAGCGCGGCGTATGATGCGCGCACGGTGTGTTTATCGGGTGCGGCATCGTCATGTCATGCGGGGCATCGTCCAGGGCCTTGGCGCGTGATCCGCGCGATCCGCGCGCGGGGGCACTTCGTACCCGTCGCAGGACGTCTTCCATCTTATGCCGGGTCTTCCAGGGATCGGGCCTAAGCCTTCTGTTCTCTCCGTAGGCCGGGGGAGGATGGCGGGCGCACATGGGTGCGGCGTGCCTTCGGACGCGCCTCAGAGAGGATCCTTGGCCGGTCCATCGGTCACATGCGATCGGAACCCGTGGTGATCTTCGCTCGGAATCGATGGTTCGTTCGATCGGAATCCGGGATCGTTATCCTTCGAAACAGGCCCTTACGGCAGGCGCCAGGCCAGCAGCGCGAGCAAGAGGATCAAGAGAAGGGCCGACGACCATTGCCAGAAGGCCAGGGGGTTGCGCGTCAAGAGCGGGGTGCGCGGGTGTCGACGTAAAGCGGATTGGGCGGGGATTTGCTCGAGATCGAAGGCGAACTCCAGGGCATCCTGGTGGCGATCGTCGGGGCCGGGTGAGAGCGCCTTTTCTATAAGGAGGCTGAGTTCATAGGGGATGTCGCGGCGAAAGTGGGTGAGGGGGACCAGGCCCCGCAGGCCGTAAGGCATGCGCCCGCCGCTCAACGCCCGGTAGAGCGTCACTCCGAGCGCGAACACCTCGGAGCGCGCGTCGCCGAGACCCCCGGCGAGAAGCTCAGGCGCCATATAGCCGGGCGTCCCCGGGGTCCCGAGGGGGGCGTCTCCCGGGAGGCCTGGGGTGTGGGCCAGTCCCAGATCGAGCAGCTTCAAGCCTCCATCGCGCAGTAGGAGGATGTTGGCGGGCTTGATGTCCCGATGAAAGATATGCACCCGATTAAGGGCGTAGACGGCCTTGGCGACGGTCACGAGGAGCGCCTTGGCCCTCTGCCAGGGCAGCGGCGACCGTTGCAACATGGTCTCCAGGGTCTCGCCTTCGAAATAAGGCATGACGAGATACAGCTGGGTCTGGCGAGGCTCGCCAAGGGGGCGCGACAGGACCAGCTGCGGGTGGCGCACGCGACTATTGATCCAGGCCTCTTTCATGAAGCCCCGGCGCACGTTTTCATCCCGGCGCACGGACGGTTTGGGAAACTTGATCAGTACGGTCGTAGGGGGTTCATGGGTGTCTTCGGCCACTATGAGGCGGCTGTAATGACCGTCGTGGGCGATGCGCTCGAGCCGATAGCCGTCCACGGTGGCGCCGAGCGACGGGGGCGGCATGAGGGGCAGGGCGGCCACGACGCGCTCTATGAGCGGCCCATCCAGGGGAGGGACATCGAGGATGCGCATGACCGCCACGGTGATATCGTCCGTCGATCCCCGCTCCTTGGCGTGGTCGATCAGGTCCTGGGCCGGGAGCGGCGCGGTCTGTGACAGGAACAAGGCCTCACGCAAGGCGCTCCGCGAAAGGCCCCGGTAGAAGCCGTCGGTGCACAGGACGAAGAGATCGCCCTTTTCGATCGCCACCCGGCGCATCTCGGTGGTGACGCTCTCGCGAAGGCCGGGGGCGTTGGTGATGACCCCGCCCATGGTGGTCGGGTAAAAATCGTCAGTGTTGATTTGCTGGCAGGCGCCGTCGTGGATGTGATAGACGCGTACGTCTCCCGCCGATACGATATAGGCCTCGCGGGCGCGAATGATAAGCGCGGCAAACGATGCCGCCATTTCACGCAGGCTGGCATCGGTGCGCCCGATGCGAAACAGCCAGCGATTGATGGTGTCGAGGGCGCGCCCGGCGGCAAGCTCGGGGCGCAAAGTCGCCGGCAGGCCGTAGTAGGCCTCGAGAAAGCCGCGCACCGTAAGCTCCGCCGCCACCCGCCCGCCCGCGGCCCCACTCATGCCATCGGCCATGGCGAGCACACTGCCCTTGGCGATACGGTCCTCCGGGGTCCCCGCGACGAAGCCCACATAGTCCTCATTGCGTTCGCGCATACCCGGCACGGAACGTAAGGCCACATGAAATTCGGGCGACTCCTGGCGCGTGGGCCGGATGTGCATGGTGTCGGCATAGCCTTCTTTGGGAGAAGGCCCCGTATACGCCGGTTCCATGGTCACGTGAGCGGTTGCCTCATGAAACATCTCCTCGTTTTGGCGCGCGGCGGTCGGCGCGTCTGCCGGCAAGGTCACGTGCCGAGGCCCCGCCACCTTACAGAAAGCTCGCGGCCTTGAGGCCGACCGCCTATTTGCGCCCGAAGACCTCCTGTTCCTGGGATTCCAGGTCGTGTTCCATGAGCGTCAGCACCTGTGGTGCATTGTTCTTCAGGAGCACGAGCCAGGCAAGACCGGCCGCCAGGTACAGGACGAACAGGTAGGGCAGGATATTGTAAGGGTAGCTTGGAACCGGGTACACGCTGCCAAAGAAGGCCGCGAGCATGAAAACGGCCGCGGTACTGCCCAACACCACCCGTCGGGTGGTCAGCAAGCGCTGTTTACGCAGGTACAAGGGCGCGGCCACGCTGATGAGCAGATAGGCGAAGATGAACCCGAAGGTTGCGAATGTGCCCGTCAGTTCGTAGGTGTTCATGGGCCCTTGGCCCAAAAGCAGCAGGGGGCCGAGCAGGGCCAACGCCGAGCTTATGGCCACGGCCACATGCGGGGTCTTGTGTCCGGCATGCACGAGCCCCATGGATCGGTGGATGAAATGATAGCGGCCCATTGAGAACAAGAGCCGCGAGGCGGCATTCACCGAGGCCAACACGCAGGCAAAAAGGCTCACCGATGCGATGGCGTAAATGACGGTGGCAAGGCGCGCCAGGTGCAGGGCCTTCAGGAGCGTCAGGAGCGGGGCCGG
The DNA window shown above is from Acidiferrobacter sp. SPIII_3 and carries:
- a CDS encoding zinc-dependent alcohol dehydrogenase; protein product: MKAVVFHGIGDIRLDNVPEPRLERPDDAIVKLTSSAICGTDLHMVRGTLSNMQPGTILGHEGVGVVEEVGAHVRNLRKGERVVIPSTIGCGYCSYCRAGYYAQCDHANPNGPLAGTAFFGGPKGSGPFQGLQAEYARIPYAQVGPVILPDSISDNQAILLSDIFPTGYFGAKLAAIKGGDVVAVFGCGPVGQFTIASCKLLDAGRIFAIDKVPSRLEMAQRQGAEVINFNDEDPVAVLREMTGGIGPECVIDAVGVDAEMASGGPAHEHGKGREAMLAKELQEIAPNVHPIDGNWHPGSGPSQALHWAVESVAKAGRVAIIGVYPPADRFFPIGLAMNKNLRITMGNCNHRAYLPELIQLVRTGAIDPSAVLTQQRELVGALDAYKAFDKRTDGWMKVGLKLAS
- a CDS encoding plasmid pRiA4b ORF-3 family protein, encoding MTKTRRATPKIVELYIEVQDIKPLIWRRLLVPLTITLPKLHDILQITLGWTNSHLHSFTFGERSFSMPYDEFFEELEMEDERRKTLGAVLGRDLGEFSYLYDFGDSWLCRIRVTPRPDADPDWSYPLCVGGARAVPPEDVGGAMGYERFLEVIRDPQHEEHDEMLAWVGGTFDPEGFDLNVVNRVMRFGQA
- a CDS encoding bifunctional protein-serine/threonine kinase/phosphatase — its product is MTLPADAPTAARQNEEMFHEATAHVTMEPAYTGPSPKEGYADTMHIRPTRQESPEFHVALRSVPGMRERNEDYVGFVAGTPEDRIAKGSVLAMADGMSGAAGGRVAAELTVRGFLEAYYGLPATLRPELAAGRALDTINRWLFRIGRTDASLREMAASFAALIIRAREAYIVSAGDVRVYHIHDGACQQINTDDFYPTTMGGVITNAPGLRESVTTEMRRVAIEKGDLFVLCTDGFYRGLSRSALREALFLSQTAPLPAQDLIDHAKERGSTDDITVAVMRILDVPPLDGPLIERVVAALPLMPPPSLGATVDGYRLERIAHDGHYSRLIVAEDTHEPPTTVLIKFPKPSVRRDENVRRGFMKEAWINSRVRHPQLVLSRPLGEPRQTQLYLVMPYFEGETLETMLQRSPLPWQRAKALLVTVAKAVYALNRVHIFHRDIKPANILLLRDGGLKLLDLGLAHTPGLPGDAPLGTPGTPGYMAPELLAGGLGDARSEVFALGVTLYRALSGGRMPYGLRGLVPLTHFRRDIPYELSLLIEKALSPGPDDRHQDALEFAFDLEQIPAQSALRRHPRTPLLTRNPLAFWQWSSALLLILLLALLAWRLP